The nucleotide window ATCAAGACATTAAAGGGAAAGAGCATAAACCTAGAAGTCGAAGATAGCTCCAACACTATCGACGTTAAGATCCATGGGGAGCCGATGAGTGAACTGGTTTTGCGACTGCGTCCTTCGGGTCAGGGTGAAGCAGCCATGCGTATTTTTGTAGTGACTCTCAACGGCAGGAACCATACCCTTCAGGTTAAGGGAACCGATACCATTGGAGAAGTCAAGACTAAATACTTTGAGATTGATGGCACTCCAGTGGACCAGCAGAACATGATACTTGCAGGCCTGGCTCTTGAGAACAGTTGGACAGTAGCTGAATGCGGCATCAGGCATGAGTCGACCATTCACTTGACTCGACGTCTTTGCGGTTGCTAaaatttctctcttttttttttcccaatgTTCTTATCATATTATTCTAAGATTTGGTGTTCAATTTATGAAATATTATGTTTAATTTCTTCTCAGACGTGACGAAGGAAAATAATTTCTACGTTATTATCTTCAATAGACTATGTTGAAAAAAGAAGTTTTAGACAAAAAAAgaagtgttttaaaaaaaaaagtcaatacCCTGAGAATGAAACATGTAAGGATGATTTATCTCGTAATACATTGTTATACAACACACATTTTATTTTCGAATGTACTTTCAGTTGTAAACACACATTTGATTTCGATAGCTGTGACCTCCTTGTTATCACGAAACAAGTTTTCAGTGGAGATCCAGAGTTCTCAAGAGGTGAACTTTGTCTTTAGAACCGTATGGAGGATAGTTTCAGAGATAGTCTCATAAATCAACATCTTTACGAGTCTATCTCGTTCTTTCCACTGCTTTTCGTTTGGTGGTGTTGAAGAGGAACTGCCGTGAAGGTCATCAGCTATACCAAACGTGAGGCAATGTATTTTAAAAAGCTCTCTCCATGTGTCATAGTTGAACTTTTGCAGATCAAGGACAATTGTGACATGCCCCCGATATGTGTGTGTGATCTTTAAAGGTTTATCGTTTGTATCCATAGGCAATGAGAGATAAGACTGAGTTTAGGAGAGAGATAGAATAGAGAGAAGAGGAGTCGAGAACGTGAGAAAAATGGAGAAAGTGAGACTTGAGAGAAGAAATAATTGGCAGCTAGAGTTTTGCTTACTCTATAAGTTGGTGTATAATAGGTAGAGCTCAATGCCCTTCTTATGTTATTAAGGATTCTATATATAGATTTACATAGGAAATCCTAATCATGTACatgtatatatttgtatatctTTATATAGTCTAACAAAGATTACATAGCTTCTTTTGGATCATTCTACATTATATTTTCGCATCTATATTCATTCCGCCCAAGGTACAGATCTCCACCTAGTTGTTTTTATTCTAACCAAAGGCAGTTATGAATTGAAATTAAAGTATACTAGGTTTAAATTGCGGGTGTTAGTTTTTCATAAATTGTTTAATGACGTTTCTAaacacatagttttttttttttttaagttcctACACATCAGAACTCAACCCACCCAGATCTGGAAGGACCCGATTCGAATCCCacccaaaaatttataaaactcgAGTGGAGCTTAATCTCAAAATCCAAAACGCTCGATACCTGAAAGAACTAATTTGCACCCGAACGGATATCGTAATATCCATACCTAActgattatgtaaaaaataaaaatttctttgttaactttttgaatttttgtcacGGGGGAAGAAAATTCATTCAAGCATGTGAAATTATTACAGTTAACACGATGTCAAATTATTATGGTAAAACAATTGATTAAgtagttaaaatataaaaacaatgtaaaagatataataaaacaaaaaaaataggtaAGTTCTGCTTTTATttctataataaatattttcaaattatttggaaaataacaattaatgaaATAGTTAAGATGAATTAAAATAAGGAAAGAACAACAGATCTAATAAATCTGTTGAAAATAAGATTAGTTCTATTTTGTACtccaattttaataatataaatattttttgaaaaaaaataaatttaaataattcctctaaattatataaatttttagaaagaagattatataatataatggtttcatttttaaaaataaagaatgaAGTATGATATGTTTTTGATTGTTTGTATTATGCACATTGTTTTActgttagtattttttttatagatatacCGTTAGTATTTAGATAGGTAGTGAATGATGTTTCACTTTTCATTAGAAACAAAAGAAGTCA belongs to Brassica rapa cultivar Chiifu-401-42 chromosome A07, CAAS_Brap_v3.01, whole genome shotgun sequence and includes:
- the LOC108868993 gene encoding ubiquitin, yielding MQISIKTLKGKSINLEVEDSSNTIDVKIHGEPMSELVLRLRPSGQGEAAMRIFVVTLNGRNHTLQVKGTDTIGEVKTKYFEIDGTPVDQQNMILAGLALENSWTVAECGIRHESTIHLTRRLCGC